A genome region from Gossypium hirsutum isolate 1008001.06 chromosome A04, Gossypium_hirsutum_v2.1, whole genome shotgun sequence includes the following:
- the LOC107930134 gene encoding lactosylceramide 4-alpha-galactosyltransferase produces the protein MMTTKIFVCPVVIPAKSPVAFMILFALLMFLMLTDSIVSNISLESAAFTQKEDSQSLQTLTVTRNIKSDVVLPLSLTVSTKNNIVDGNSEHQNSLVSSLGVREKHGIGKFRRKLPEHEIFMSDELTKKFHGRVLEFFNRGCEVHFFMTWISKVASFGRREILAAESVFKSHPNGCLMILSRTMDSVQGYRILKPLLDLGFKVIAVAPDFPFLVKNTPAEAWLDDMKSGKKDPGVIPLAQNLSNLMRLVVLYKYGGVYLDTDFIVMRSFKGLKNTIGAQSIDVVSKNWTRLNNAVLVFDMKHPLVLKFIEEFALTFDGNKWGHNGPYMVSRVVRRVEGRPGYNFTILPPMAFYPVDWIKIGGLFKMPKDRAGSRWIEVKVQQLKRQTYGVHLWNKQSSKLVVEEGSVMERLMAQNCVSCKHIYSS, from the coding sequence ATGATGACAACCAAAATTTTCGTCTGCCCGGTTGTTATTCCAGCTAAATCCCCTGTTGCTTTTATGATCTTATTTGCTCTTCTGATGTTTCTTATGTTAACAGATAGTATCGTTTCTAATATATCGCTGGAATCGGCTGCCTTTACTCAAAAAGAAGATTCCCAATCGTTGCAGACTCTAACAGTTACAAGAAATATCAAGTCGGATGTTGTTCTTCCTCTATCACTGACTGTTTCCACAAAAAACAACATCGTTGATGGTAATAGTGAACATCAGAATTCTCTAGTTTCTTCCTTGGGTGTTAGAGAAAAACATGGGATTGGGAAATTCAGGAGAAAACTGCCAGAACATGAGATTTTCATGTCAGATGAGTTGACAAAGAAGTTCCATGGCCGAGTTCTTGAATTCTTCAACCGTGGGTGTGAGGTTCACTTCTTCATGACATGGATTTCAAAGGTAGCGTCCTTTGGGAGAAGGGAAATCCTGGCTGCTGAAAGCGTTTTCAAATCCCACCCTAATGGTTGCTTGATGATTCTATCGAGAACGATGGACTCAGTGCAAGGTTACAGGATCCTTAAACCGTTGCTTGATCTTGGGTTCAAAGTTATAGCAGTGGCACCGGACTTTCCATTTCTGGTCAAGAATACACCTGCTGAAGCTTGGCTTGATGATATGAAGAGTGGGAAAAAGGACCCTGGTGTGATTCCGTTGGCTCAGAATCTATCTAATTTGATGAGGCTTGTTGTGTTATACAAGTACGGAGGTGTTTACTTGGATACGGATTTCATAGTGATGAGGAGTTTTAAAGGGTTGAAGAACACAATTGGAGCACAAAGCATTGATGTGGTATCTAAGAACTGGACAAGATTGAACAATGCAGTACTGGTCTTTGATATGAAACATCCACTTGTACTCAAGTTTATTGAGGAATTTGCTTTAACTTTTGATGGGAACAAATGGGGACATAATGGGCCCTATATGGTTTCCAGGGTAGTTCGCAGAGTAGAAGGCAGACCTGGTTATAATTTTACAATCTTACCACCTATGGCTTTTTATCCTGTTGATTGGATTAAAATAGGAGGTCTGTTTAAGATGCCTAAAGACAGGGCAGGCTCGAGATGGATAGAGGTTAAGGTGCAGCAGCTAAAGAGGCAAACATATGGAGTACATCTCTGGAATAAGCAAAGTAGCAAATTAGTGGTTGAAGAGGGAAGTGTAATGGAAAGATTAATGGCACAGAACTGTGTTTCGTGTAAACATATATATAGCTCTTAG
- the LOC107930131 gene encoding lactosylceramide 4-alpha-galactosyltransferase: MAAKSFGCRVVNRSKSPVVFMILFALLMFSMLADSIVSKISLESAAFNQKRDYQVLQSPKVVRNFKRNVVFPLPLTVSTQNKIIRVDNEHGIGKFRRRRLPEHEVFMSDELTKKFHGRVLEFFNHGCEVHFFMTWIAKVGSFGRREIMAVESVFKAHPNGCLMILSRTMDSVQGYRILKPLLDRGFKVLAVAPDFPFLVKNTPAEAWLDDMKSGKKDPGEIPLAQNLSNLLRLAVLYKYGGVYLDTDFIVLRSFKGLKNTIGAQSIDVVSKNWTRLNNAVLVFDMNHPLVLKFIEEFALTFDGNKWGHNGPYMVSRVVRGVEGRAGYNFTILPPMAFYPVDWMKIGSLFKLPKDSAEWRWIEAKVWQLKRQTYGVHLWNKQSSKLMVEEGSVMGRLMAENCVLCKHVYSS, encoded by the coding sequence ATGGCAGCCAAAAGTTTTGGCTGCCGGGTTGTTAATCGATCCAAATCGCCTGTTGTTTTTATGATCTTGTTTGCTCTTCTAATGTTTTCGATGCTGGCAGATAGTATTGTTTCTAAAATATCACTTGAATCGGCTGCTTTCAATCAGAAACGTGATTACCAGGTGTTGCAGAGTCCGAAAGTTGTAAGAAATTTCAAGAGGAATGTTGTTTTTCCTCTGCCATTGACTGTTTCTACACAAAACAAGATCATCAGGGTCGATAATGAACATGGGATTGGGAAATTCAGGAGAAGAAGACTGCCAGAGCATGAGGTTTTCATGTCAGATGAGTTGACAAAGAAGTTCCATGGCCGAGTTCTTGAATTCTTCAACCATGGGTGCGAGGTTCACTTCTTCATGACATGGATTGCCAAGGTAGGGTCCTTTGGAAGAAGGGAAATCATGGCAGTGGAAAGCGTTTTTAAAGCTCATCCTAATGGTTGCTTGATGATTCTATCCAGAACCATGGACTCAGTACAAGGTTACAGGATCCTGAAACCGTTGCTTGATCGTGGTTTCAAAGTTCTAGCAGTGGCCCCAGACTTCCCATTTCTGGTGAAGAACACACCCGCTGAAGCTTGGCTTGATGATATGAAGAGTGGGAAAAAGGACCCTGGTGAGATTCCATTGGCTCAGAATCTATCTAATTTATTGAGGCTTGCTGTTCTATACAAGTACGGTGGTGTTTACTTAGACACGGACTTCATAGTGCTGAGGAGTTTTAAAGGGTTGAAGAACACAATTGGAGCACAAAGCATTGATGTGGTGTCTAAGAACTGGACAAGATTGAACAATGCAGTGCTGGTCTTTGATATGAACCATCCACTCGTACTCAAGTTCATTGAGGAATTTGCTTTGACATTTGATGGGAACAAATGGGGACACAATGGGCCCTATATGGTTTCCAGGGTGGTTCGTGGAGTAGAAGGGAGAGCTGGTTATAATTTTACGATCTTACCACCTATGGCTTTTTATCCTGTTGATTGGATGAAAATAGGGAGCCTCTTTAAGCTGCCTAAAGATAGCGCTGAGTGGAGATGGATAGAAGCTAAAGTGTGGCAGCTAAAGAGGCAAACATATGGAGTACATCTCTGGAATAAGCAAAGTAGCAAATTAATGGTTGAAGAGGGAAGTGTAATGGGAAGATTAATGGCAGAAAATTGTGTTTTGTGTAAACATGTGTATAGTTCTTAA
- the LOC107930140 gene encoding bZIP transcription factor 60-like yields MVLMEDDNFDHRVETQLVPNNDFLADLLVDSPPCSSNDVVGADSGDLHKHSQTHTDVNKDDPIAKKQSRQLRNGDATVRSRERKKMYVKDLEMKSRYLEEECRRLSRVLQCFIAESQAL; encoded by the exons ATGGTTTTGATGGAGGATGATAATTTTGATCATAGAGTTGAGACTCAGCTTGTCCCCAATAATGATTTCTTGGCCGATTTACTAGTTGATTCACCTCCTTGTAGCAGCAACGATGTGGTTGGCGCCGATAGTGGTGATTTGCACAAACATAGCCAGACCCATACTGACGTCAATAAAGACGATCCCATTGCTAAGAAACAGAGTAG GCAACTGAGAAATGGTGATGCAACTGTGAGATCAAGGGAGAGGAAGAAGATGTATGTCAAGGATCTTGAGATGAAAAGTAGGTATTTAGAAGAGGAGTGTAGACGATTGAGTCGTGTGCTTCAGTGCTTCATTGCTGAGAGTCAAGCTCTTTAG